A single region of the Zygotorulaspora mrakii chromosome 4, complete sequence genome encodes:
- the RPL14A gene encoding 60S ribosomal protein eL14 (similar to Saccharomyces cerevisiae RPL14B (YHL001W) and RPL14A (YKL006W); ancestral locus Anc_2.505) translates to MSTDSIVKASNWRLVEVGRVVLVQKGQSAGKLAAISEIIDQKKVLIDGPETGVPRQAINLGQVVLTPLSFSLPRGARTSTISKKWTASGVTEKWNATSWAKKIAQRERRSTLSDFERFQVMVLRKQKRYAVKKAVAKA, encoded by the exons ATGTCCACCGATTCTATTGTCAAGGCTTCTAACTGGAGATTGGTTGAAGTTGGCCGTGTTGTCTTAGTCCAAAAGGGCCAATCCGCTGGAAAGTTGGCTGCAATTTCCGAAATCATCGACCAAAAGAAG GTTTTGATTGATGGTCCAGAAACCGGTGTCCCACGTCAAGCTATTAACTTGGGTCAAGTTGTTTTGACTCCATTGTCTTTCAGTCTACCAAGAGGTGCTAGAACTTCTACCATTTCCAAGAAATGGACTGCTTCTGGTGTCACCGAAAAATGGAATGCCACTTCATGGGCTAAGAAGATCGCACAACGTGAAAGACGTTCTACTTTGTCtgactttgaaagattccAAGTTATGGTTCTAAGAAAGCAAAAGAGATACGCTGTTAAGAAAGCTGTTGCTAAGGCTTaa
- the BYE1 gene encoding Bye1p (similar to Saccharomyces cerevisiae BYE1 (YKL005C); ancestral locus Anc_2.506) gives MSLRRSNRSNKGTNKYMEALLREEQEQQNAQDSYVTEKDVKIANDGDAEYQNEDVQENHDDDFIDDAEDTDFRGTRAKKRHRTAPNKTNIGVKTNKRIKKDTGTHADKDLKLRQNAKKLFADLFAKFIIPDTVNANVYTLQAETSVDLLTEKLSRSLEEELYNACFDKELNQLNRYYAEKVRILYSNIKDPKNLTLKDHIINGKIAFANLVRMNTSELANPDLQHFKEEIDTKSLNKLIIEPPTEKPRWIKTHKGEELVEAQDEFKPENDIIFERDNIMGRGRNSEFMKVEEEKHEGGSGILEEPSEEPLLLSPKGEVHQHVSDDNITKATSQSMEVIVSYPEINNEFAGAVKYLGSSKELKENPYMTALGDGRLNVEGRLSKGRVLSYLNEMKSIRNFLLFSINPNKSKSPVSEENFISLHDFLIKNEKVIGIECKKKYEKNIYLIPTEYIGQSIIMGSVMSSDLSKNVVEDSTKLFMLIVIKPELL, from the coding sequence ATGTCCTTACGTCGATCCAATAGGTCTAACAAAGGTACAAATAAATATATGGAAGCTTTATTGAGGGAAGAGCAGGAACAACAAAACGCACAGGATTCATATGTTACAGAGAAAGACGTGAAAATAGCTAATGATGGCGATGCCGAGTATCAGAACGAAGACGTCCAGGAGAATCATGATGACGATTTCATTGATGACGCTGAGGATACTGATTTTCGCGGGACTAGAGCTAAGAAGCGTCATCGAACAGCACcaaataaaacaaatataGGCGTGAAAACGAATAAACggatcaaaaaagatacGGGAACGCACGCCGACAAAGATTTGAAACTGAGACAAAATGCGAAGAAACTGTTCGCTGATCTTTTCGCTAAATTCATAATACCCGACACTGTGAATGCCAACGTCTACACGTTGCAAGCTGAGACATCTGTGGATTTGTTGACGGAAAAGCTGTCTAGGTCTCTGGAAGAAGAACTTTATAATGCCTGTTTTGATAAGGAACTGAACCAATTGAACAGATATTATGCTGAAAAAGTGAGAATACTGTATTCCAATATaaaagatccaaaaaatttgaccCTAAAAGATCATATTATCAATGGGAAGATTGCTTTTGCGAACTTAGTCAGAATGAATACGTCTGAATTGGCTAATCCAGATCTACAgcatttcaaagaagaaatcgaTACAAAATCGCTTAACAAGCTGATTATTGAACCGCCAACCGAAAAACCCAGATGGATAAAAACCCACAAAGGGGAAGAATTGGTTGAAGCACAAGACGAGTTTAAACCTGAAAATGATataatctttgaaagagataACATCATGGGCCGCGGACGTAACAGTGAATTCATGAAAgtagaagaagaaaagcaTGAAGGCGGCAGCGGCATCCTTGAGGAACCATCAGAAGAACCGTTGCTCCTATCGCCGAAAGGTGAGGTGCATCAACACGTCTCTGATGACAATATAACAAAGGCTACAAGCCAATCAATGGAAGTCATTGTTTCTTATCCAGAAATCAATAATGAGTTTGCTGGTGCTGTGAAGTATCTAGGTTCATCCAAAGAACTTAAGGAAAACCCTTACATGACAGCATTAGGTGATGGTCGATTAAATGTTGAAGGTCGACTATCTAAAGGTAGAGTATTGAGCTACTTGAATGAGATGAAATCCATAAGAAACTTTTTACtgttttcaataaatccGAATAAAAGTAAATCACCAGTATCAGAAGAAAACTTCATCTCATTACATGATTTTctaataaaaaatgaaaaggtaATAGGCATTGagtgcaaaaaaaaatatgaaaagaaCATCTACTTAATCCCGACAGAATACATTGGTCAATCTATTATTATGGGGAGCGTAATGAGTAGTGATCTGTCAAAAAATGTCGTCGAAGATAGTACAAAATTGTTTATGCTGATTGTGATCAAACCTGAACTCTTGTAA
- the AUR1 gene encoding inositol phosphorylceramide synthase (similar to Saccharomyces cerevisiae AUR1 (YKL004W); ancestral locus Anc_2.507), translating into MATAIQRFFLSDKPPYSHIADLERSFNPKVTFKKVSNYKLKASDYIHFGFLGSVFLFVLYANPAPLFYKLLFYALLCVLFIIPVTSQFFFNALPIWAWLALYFTSSYIPATHRPKITVKVLPAVETVLYGDNLSELLAASTNIYLDILAWIPYGLFHFGAPFVVAIILFLFGPPTVLRGYAFAFGYMNLLGVIIQNLFPAAPPWYKILYGLKTAYYGMHGSPGGLKRIDKLLGIDLYTSGFENSSVIFGAFPSLHSGCSTMEALFFSYCFPKLKPLFIVYVCWLWWSTMYLTHHYFVDLVAGSVLSYVFFQYTRLYHLPSDTSLFSRWSYSTIEKYDMNKMNPLLSESNDIENVPLSNLETDFELNSMGERSTSPSIFDGATSTSRSSATSNTSLGEFQNEYVGASPRVTSKLRFD; encoded by the coding sequence ATGGCGACTGCTATACAAAGGTTTTTCCTTTCGGATAAACCGCCCTATTCCCACATTGCTGATCTAGAGAGAAGTTTTAATCCCAAGGTAACCTTCAAGAAGGTGTCAAACTACAAGCTTAAGGCAAGCGACTATATCCATTTTGGGTTCCTGGGGTCcgtttttttatttgtgtTATACGCAAATCCTGCTCCGCTTTTTTACAAGCTTTTATTTTATGCTCTTTTATGTGTGTTATTCATCATTCCAGTCACAtcccaatttttttttaatgcaTTACCGATTTGGGCGTGGTTAGCGCTTTATTTCACTTCCTCTTACATTCCAGCGACACATAGACCAAAAATTACAGTCAAGGTTTTACCAGCTGTTGAGACTGTTCTCTATGGTGATAACTTGAGTGAATTACTAGCAGCCTCAACTAATATCTACCTCGATATATTAGCCTGGATCCCCTACGGGTTGTTCCATTTTGGTGCACCGTTTGTCGTGGCCATAATACTGTTCCTTTTTGGCCCTCCAACAGTATTGAGGGGGTATGCATTTGCATTTGGTTACATGAATCTCTTAGGTGTtataattcaaaatttgtttcCAGCCGCTCCCCCTTGGTATAAGATTCTGTATGGGCTGAAAACAGCATATTATGGTATGCATGGTTCTCCCGGTGGCttaaaaagaattgataaattaTTAGGTATTGACCTTTACACAAGTGGTTTTGAAAACTCTTCTGTTATATTTGGGGCTTTCCCATCCCTGCATTCGGGTTGCTCGACAATGGAagctttatttttttcctattgctttccaaaattgaaaccTCTTTTCATTGTTTATGTTTGTTGGCTCTGGTGGTCAACGATGTACTTAActcatcattattttgttgatttagTTGCTGGTTCCGTTCTTTCTTACgtttttttccaatataCACGGTTATACCATCTGCCTTCTGATACAAGTTTATTCTCTAGATGGTCGTATTCTACCATCGAGAAATATGACATGAATAAAATGAATCCATTACTTTCGGAATCAAACGATATAGAAAACGTTCCTTTATCAAATCTGGAGACAGATTTTGAGCTAAATTCGATGGGGGAGAGAAGTACAAGTCCTTCAATCTTTGATGGTGCTACTTCAACCTCGAGATCATCCGCCACCTCCAACACCTCGTTAggtgaatttcaaaatgagTACGTTGGTGCATCACCCCGCGTAACAAGTAAACTAAGATTTGATTGA
- the MRP17 gene encoding mitochondrial 37S ribosomal protein bS6m (similar to Saccharomyces cerevisiae MRP17 (YKL003C); ancestral locus Anc_2.508), whose amino-acid sequence MLYELVSIVRVVNPTSANKEAKELATTIGKLVIQNRGVVRRILPMGNKLLPRILKKDQEQHFQGFHFLMLFDSSAAVQSEILRTLKNDPRVIRSSIVKVKTNKQLDIASSVEKSSGYNSILEKVSKDFI is encoded by the coding sequence atgCTGTATGAACTTGTAAGTATTGTGCGTGTGGTTAACCCTACAAGCGCTAATAAGGAGGCTAAGGAACTCGCTACAACAATTGGTAAATTAGTCATTCAAAATAGAGGTGTTGTCAGAAGAATCTTACCAATGGGTAATAAACTACTACCGagaatattaaaaaaagatcaagagcAACATTTTCAAGGATTTCACTTCTTAATGCTCTTTGATTCATCAGCTGCAGTTCAAAGTGAGATTTTAAGGACTTTGAAGAACGATCCTCGTGTCATTAGATCATCTATTGTTAAGGTAAAGACTAATAAACAGCTAGATATTGCTTCATCGGTGGAAAAATCTTCAGGTTATaattcaattttggaaaaagtaAGTAAAGATTTCATTTAG
- the DID4 gene encoding ESCRT-III subunit protein DID4 (similar to Saccharomyces cerevisiae DID4 (YKL002W); ancestral locus Anc_2.509), whose product MSVLEWFFGKSLTPQERLKKNQRALERTQRELDREKRKLEAQEKKLIADIKKSAKNGQVNAAKVQAKDLVRTKNYVKKFENMRTQLQAISLRIQAVRSSDQMSRSMREATVLLGGMNRSMNIPQLQRIAMEFEKQSDLMDQRQEFMDESIDNVMGDELEDDEEAEEIVNKVLDEIGVDLNAQLQSTPQNLVSDGQLQESRERVAQPLGASGEVTSSNPDDELQARLDSLKRQT is encoded by the exons ATGAGCGTACTTGAATGgttttttggaaaaagttTAACCCCACAGGAGAGGCTGAAAAAA AACCAAAGAGCGTTGGAAAGGACGCAAAGAGAACTGGATAGGGAAAAACGAAAATTAGAAGcacaagaaaagaaattaaTCGCtgatattaaaaaatctGCAAAAAATGGTCAAGTGAACGCTGCCAAAGTACAAGCAAAAGATCTTGTAAGAACCAAAAACTACGttaagaaatttgaaaatatgagGACACAACTGCAGGCAATATCTTTAAGGATACAAGCAGTAAGAAGTAGTGATCAGATGAGTAGATCAATGAGGGAGGCGACAGTTCTTCTTGGAGGTATGAACAGATCGATGAATATACCTCAGCTCCAAAGAATTGCCAtggaatttgaaaaacaaagtGATCTTATGGATCAACGCCAGGAGTTTATGGACGAATCCATTGACAATGTGATGGGAGATGAGCTTGAAGATGACGAGGAGGCAGAAGAGATTGTCAACAAAGTTTTGGATGAGATTGGTGTCGATCTAAATGCACAATTGCAGAGTACGCCTCAAAATCTGGTTTCAGATGGTCAATTACAAGAATCAAGAGAACGAGTCGCACAGCCGTTGGGAGCATCAGGCGAGGTAACATCCAGCAATCCAGATGATGAATTACAGGCACGTCTGGATAGTCTGAAACGGCAAACATGA
- the MET14 gene encoding adenylyl-sulfate kinase (similar to Saccharomyces cerevisiae MET14 (YKL001C); ancestral locus Anc_2.510) produces MATNITWHHNLTYKERQNLRKQDGCTIWLTGLSASGKSTIACALEQLLLQNNIAAYRLDGDNVRFGLNKDLGFSEKDRNENIRRISEVSKLFADSCTISITSFISPYRTDREKARELHKESGLKFIEVFVDVPLEVAEQRDPKGLYKKAREGVIKEFTGISAPYEAPENPEIHMRTDLKSIEECAAEIFAFLSREKIIPGSD; encoded by the coding sequence ATGGCAACGAACATTACCTGGCATCATAATTTAACCTATAAAGAACGtcaaaatttgagaaagcAAGATGGTTGTACCATTTGGCTCACAGGTTTAAGCGCATCTGGAAAAAGTACTATTGCGTGTGCCCTAGAGCAGCTGCTACTACAAAACAACATAGCCGCCTACAGATTAGATGGTGATAATGTTAGATTTGGGCTGAACAAAGACCTCGGGTTCTCTGAAAAGGACAGAAACGAAAATATTAGAAGAATAAGTGAGGTTTCGAAACTTTTCGCTGATTCTTGTACAATCAGTATTACCTCTTTCATCTCACCATACAGAACTGATAGAGAAAAAGCTCGTGAATTACACAAAGAGAGCGGATtaaaatttattgaagTTTTCGTAGATGTTCCACTAGAGGTTGCTGAACAAAGGGACCCAAAAGGTTTATATAAAAAGGCCAGAGAGGGAGTTATCAAGGAATTCACCGGTATTTCTGCACCTTACGAAGCTCCTGAGAATCCAGAAATACATATGAGAACTGATTTAAAATCTATTGAAGAATGTGCAGCAGAgatttttgcatttttaaGTAGAGAGAAAATTATTCCAGGTAGCgattaa
- the VPS1 gene encoding dynamin-like GTPase VPS1 (similar to Saccharomyces cerevisiae VPS1 (YKR001C); ancestral locus Anc_2.511), whose product MDEHLISTINKLQDALAPLGGGSQSPIDLPQITVVGSQSSGKSSVLENIVGRDFLPRGTGIVTRRPLVLQLINRRVKKNDHSADSTTKQLIDLNIEDSNKDKPENNQGQSEDNSQEWGEFLHLPGKKFFNFDEIRQEIVRETDKVTGANAGISSVPINLRIYSPYVLTLTLVDLPGLTKVPVGDQPPDIERQIKDMLLKYISKPNAIILSVNAANTDLANSDGLKLAREVDPEGTRTIGVLTKVDLMDQGTDVIDILAGRVIPLRYGYIPVINRGQKDIERKKTIRQALEDERKYFENHPSYSSKAHYCGTPYLAKKLNSILLHHIRQTLPDIKAKIEATLKKYQSELYNLGPETMDSASSVVLSMITDFSNEYAGILDGEARELSSQELSGGARISFVFHEVFKNGVDALDPFDQIKDSDIRTIMYNSSGSAPSLFVGTDAFEVLVKQQIKRFEEPSLRLVNLVFDELVRMLKQIISQPKYARYPALREAISNQFVEYLKEAIIPTNDFVVDIVNAEQTYINTAHPDLLKGSQAMTMVEEKLHPRQPAVDPKTGKALANQPPVKPLQAEEKSGFFGGFFSTKNKKKLAALESPPPVLKASGQMTERETMETEVIKLLISSYFCIVKRTIADIIPKALMLKLIVKSRTDIQKVLLEKLYGNQDIEDLTKENDITIQRRKECKKMVEILRHASDIVSSV is encoded by the coding sequence ATGGATGAACATttaatttcaacaattaaTAAGCTGCAAGATGCTTTAGCACCTTTAGGAGGTGGCTCTCAATCTCCTATTGATTTACCGCAAATCACTGTGGTCGGCTCTCAGTCATCAGGTAAGTCATCGGTTCTTGAAAACATTGTGGGAAGAGATTTCCTTCCCAGAGGAACAGGTATTGTTACTAGAAGACCGTTAGTGCTACAATTGATCAATAGGAGAGTCAAGAAAAACGACCACAGCGCTGATTCCACGACGAAGCAATTGATTGATCTCAACATTGAAGACAGCAATAAAGATAAGCCAGAGAACAACCAGGGTCAGTCTGAAGATAATTCCCAGGAATGGGGTGAATTTTTGCATCTACCAggaaaaaagttttttaaCTTCGATGAGATAAGACAAGAAATCGTTAGAGAAACTGACAAGGTCACTGGGGCGAATGCTGGTATATCCTCAGTCCCAATAAACTTGAGAATATACTCTCCATATGTATTGACTTTAACTTTGGTGGATTTACCAGGCCTGACGAAGGTTCCGGTAGGTGATCAGCCCCCAGACATCGAAAGGCAGATTAAGGACATGCTTTTGAAGTACATTTCCAAACCAAATGCAATCATATTATCTGTAAATGCTGCGAATACAGATTTAGCGAATAGCGATGGCCTAAAGTTGGCTAGGGAAGTTGATCCGGAAGGAACTAGAACCATAGGTGTCTTGACTAAGGTCGACTTAATGGACCAAGGGACTGATgttattgatattctggCCGGTAGAGTCATTCCTTTAAGATATGGCTATATTCCGGTTATAAATAGAGGTCAAAAGGATATCGAACGCAAAAAGACAATTAGACAAGCGCTAGAAGATGagagaaaatattttgagaatCATCCTTCTTATAGCTCCAAAGCTCACTATTGCGGCACACCTTACCTTGCCAAGAAACTTAATTCCATTCTATTACATCATATAAGACAAACCTTGCCTGACATTAAGGCTAAAATTGAGGCAACGCTGAAGAAATACCAAAGTGAACTATACAACCTTGGTCCCGAAACTATGGACTCCGCTAGTTCTGTTGTTCTAAGTATGATCACAGACTTCTCCAATGAGTACGCTGGGATTTTAGATGGTGAAGCTAGGGAACTCTCCAGTCAAGAACTATCAGGTGGTGCTAggatttcttttgtcttcCATGAAGTCTTCAAGAATGGTGTTGATGCATTGGATCCGTTCGACCAGATTAAGGACTCTGACATCAGAACTATAATGTACAACAGCTCTGGTTCAGCACCATCTCTTTTTGTCGGAACCGACGCTTTTGAGGTGTTAGTGAAGCAGCAAATAAAGCGTTTCGAGGAACCATCTCTAAGATTAGTAAATTTAGTTTTCGATGAACTAGTTCGTATGCTGAAACAAATAATTTCCCAGCCAAAGTATGCAAGGTACCCAGCTTTGAGAGAGGCAATTTCTAATCAGTTTGTCGAATATCTAAAGGAGGCAATCATACCAACGAATGATTTCGTTGTAGACATTGTAAACGCAGAGCAGACATATATCAATACGGCGCACCCAGACTTATTGAAGGGCTCTCAAGCGATGACAATGGTAGAAGAGAAGCTACATCCTCGTCAGCCAGCTGTCGATCCTAAAACCGGAAAAGCATTAGCTAATCAGCCTCCTGTTAAGCCATTACAAGCCGAAGAGAAATCTGGGTTTTTCGGAGGGTTCTTCTCtacaaaaaacaagaagaagctTGCAGCTTTGGAATCTCCTCCACCTGTGTTAAAAGCAAGTGGTCAAATGACAGAGAGAGAAACCATGGAAACCGAGGTGATCAAACTATTAATTAGTAGCTACTTTTGCATTGTTAAACGTACAATTGCCGATATAATCCCCAAGGCGTTGATGCTTAAACTTATAGTGAAAAGTAGAACTGATATTCAGAAAGTTCTATTGGAGAAATTGTATGGCAATCAAGACATCGAAGACTTGACGAAAGAAAACGATATCacaattcaaagaagaaaggaatgCAAGAAAATGGTTGAAATTCTCAGACATGCAAGTGATATAGTGTCGTCTGTGTAG
- the PAP1 gene encoding polynucleotide adenylyltransferase PAP1 (similar to Saccharomyces cerevisiae PAP1 (YKR002W); ancestral locus Anc_2.512): MNYQKIYGITGPVSTAGSTAAENRLNDELIQELKREGSFETEQETENRVKVLKILQELAQEFVFRVSKKKNMSDGMARDAGGKIFTFGSYRLGVHGPGSDIDTLVVVPKHVTRDDFFMVFDELLRARPELEEIAPVPDAFVPIIKIKFSGISIDLICARLDIAQVSQSLTLADKNLLRNLDEKDLRALNGTRVTDEILELVPKPIVFRIALRAIKLWAQRRAVYANVFGFPGGVAWAMLVARICQLYPNANSAVILNRFFKILSEWKWPQPVVLKPIEDGPLQVRVWNPKIYAQDRSHRMPVITPAYPSMCATHNITDSTRKVILEEFERGIRITTDIFSSKKKWVDLFEKHNFFYKYKFYLTAMAATRGNDEQHLKWSGMVESKVRLLVLKLEALSGIKSAHPFTKPFEAVYCYSTNEDCKHILDSFGTHKTEEELRNFKRVTDENKGDEEIEKQSKVYITTMYIGLDVNVEDKKEKIDIHVPCNEFFNLCRNFNEEYQDSEVYSLVIKYVKLHDLPDDVYEEGEERPVKKKSKRKKMDKISNGSKRTKSETSNTKETCNNSDSAETNGSGTTQNGSVTASTATEVTKA, from the coding sequence ATGAACTATCAAAAGATCTACGGTATTACAGGACCTGTGTCCACTGCAGGCTCTACGGCAGCAGAAAACAGGCTTAATGATGAGCTGATTCAGGAGCTGAAGAGGGAGGGCTCTTTTGAAACGGAGCAGGAAACCGAAAATAGAGTTAAAGTCCTAAAAATTCTGCAAGAATTGGCTCAAGAGTTTGTTTTCAGGgtatccaaaaaaaagaatatgtCAGATGGTATGGCAAGAGACGCTGGTGGTAAAATATTCACTTTTGGTTCTTATAGACTTGGCGTCCACGGGCCTGGCAGTGATATAGACACATTGGTTGTTGTACCTAAACATGTCACTAgagatgattttttcatggttTTTGATGAGCTTCTGAGAGCCCGTCctgaattggaagaaattgcaCCGGTACCGGATGCATTCGTGCCTATAATAAAGATAAAATTTAGTGGAATATCCATAGATTTGATTTGTGCTCGACTTGACATTGCACAAGTCTCGCAGTCCTTAACTTTGGCGGACAAAAATTTGCTGAGAAACTTGGATGAGAAAGATCTTCGAGCCTTAAATGGTACCAGAGTAACTGATGAGATTTTGGAATTAGTTCCAAAACCCATAGTATTCAGAATTGCGTTAAGAGCTATTAAGCTTTGGGCTCAACGCAGAGCCGTGTATGCCAACGTTTTCGGATTTCCTGGAGGTGTGGCTTGGGCTATGCTAGTTGCCAGAATATGTCAATTATATCCGAATGCTAATAGTGCAGTTATATTaaatagatttttcaaaattttgtcTGAATGGAAATGGCCCCAACCAGTTGTTTTAAAACCTATTGAAGATGGACCTCTACAAGTACGGGTGTGGAATCCGAAAATTTACGCTCAAGACAGATCACACAGGATGCCAGTTATTACTCCAGCTTATCCTTCAATGTGTGCTACGCACAACATTACCGACTCGACAAGAAAGGTCATTctagaagaatttgaaagggGCATTCGTATAACGACTGacattttttcaagcaaaaagaaatgggttgatctctttgaaaagcatAACTTTTTCTATAAATATAAGTTTTACTTGACGGCTATGGCTGCTACTAGAGGAAACGACGAGCAACATTTAAAATGGAGCGGAATGGTTGAAAGTAAGGTCAGGCTTCTcgttttgaaattggaagCATTGAGTGGAATTAAATCAGCACACCCATTCACCAAGCCATTTGAGGCAGTATATTGTTATTCTACCAATGAAGATTGTAAGCATATTTTAGACAGTTTCGGTACGCATAAGACTGAGGAGGAGCTTCGGAACTTTAAAAGGGTCACTGACGAAAATAAAGGTGATGAGGAAATAGAAAAACAATCAAAAGTCTACATTACTACGATGTATATTGGGTTGGACGTTAACGTGGAGgataaaaaggaaaagattgATATACATGTTCCTTgtaatgaattttttaatttgtGCCGGAACTTCAACGAGGAATATCAGGATTCTGAGGTCTATTCATTGGTGATAAAATACGTGAAATTGCATGATTTACCAGATGACGTTTACGAGGAAGGTGAAGAAAGACCagtaaaaaagaagagtaagagaaaaaaaatggataaGATCAGCAATGGCTCGAAAAGGACTAAGTCTGAAACATCAAATACTAAAGAGACTTGCAACAATTCGGACTCTGCAGAGACTAATGGTTCAGGCACAACTCAAAACGGTTCTGTTACAGCAAGTACGGCAACCGAGGTAACGAAGGCATAA
- the OSH6 gene encoding oxysterol-binding protein OSH6 (similar to Saccharomyces cerevisiae OSH7 (YHR001W) and OSH6 (YKR003W); ancestral locus Anc_2.513) has protein sequence MALGKLKAKSLQSSSSSVLTKDGATGSHEEVLDTDDVDENDESGQNILLNIISQLKPGCDLSRITLPTFILEKKSMLERITNQLQFPDIVMDAHREHDDLQRFVKVVKWYLAGWHIAPKAVKKPLNPVLGEHFTCYWDLPNKQQAFYIAEQTSHHPPESAYFYMIPESSIRVDGVCIPKSRFLGNSTAAMMAGLTVLQFLDIMDSKNKPEKYTLSQPNMYARGILFGKMRIELGDHMIIKGPKFQVDVEFKTKGFISGTYDAISGTIKDYEGKEYYEISGKWNDVMYIKDLRDKCFKKTILFDTSKATVSKPKVRPLSEQGEYESRRLWKKVTDALAMRDHEVATEEKFKIENHQRELAKKRLEDGVEFHSKLFKRAGPHEDLDLDYYLYKKIPGGNNHEEQIKSILEIAPILPGQKFTEKFQIPAYKKQEIQEKVLTQNSKS, from the coding sequence ATGGCATTAGGAAAATTGAAGGCAAAATCGCTGCAAAGTAGCTCCTCTAGTGTTCTCACGAAAGATGGAGCCACCGGGTCGCACGAAGAAGTGTTAGACACGGACGATgtggatgaaaatgatgagtCAGGCCAAAACATTCTGTTGAACATCATTTCCCAATTAAAACCAGGCTGTGATTTGTCAAGAATAACTTTGCCTACGTTTATTCTCGAAAAGAAGTCAATGCTTGAGAGAATAACAAATCAACTACAATTTCCGGACATAGTTATGGATGCACATAGAGAGCACGACGATTTACAGAGGTTTGTGAAGGTTGTTAAATGGTATTTGGCCGGTTGGCATATTGCTCCCAAGGCTGTGAAAAAACCTTTGAACCCTGTTTTAGGAGAGCACTTCACTTGTTATTGGGATTTACCTAATAAGCAACAGGCCTTCTATATTGCCGAACAGACAAGTCACCACCCTCCAGAGTCGGCTTATTTTTATATGATTCCAGAATCCTCAATAAGGGTAGATGGTGTGTGCATACCAAAATCCAGATTTTTAGGCAATTCGACCGCCGCTATGATGGCAGGTTTAACAGTCCTGCAGTTCCTCGATATAATGGACTCCAAGAATAAACCAGAAAAGTATACCCTATCTCAGCCAAATATGTACGCTAGAGGAATATTATTCGGAAAGATGAGAATTGAACTTGGAGACCATATGATCATTAAAGGGCCAAAGTTTCAGGTGGATGTTGAGTTCAAAACGAAAGGTTTTATTTCCGGAACATATGATGCAATTTCAGGTACTATTAAAGATTATGAAGGCAAGGAATATTATGAAATCAGCGGGAAATGGAATGATGTTATGTATATTAAAGACCTCAGGGATaaatgtttcaaaaaaactattCTTTTCGACACAAGCAAGGCAACCGTGAGCAAACCAAAAGTCCGTCCATTGTCTGAACAAGGAGAATACGAGTCAAGGAGATTGTGGAAGAAGGTCACAGATGCGTTAGCCATGCGTGATCATGAAGTTGCCACAGAGGAAAAGTTCAAGATAGAGAATCATCAGAGGGAGCttgcaaagaaaagactTGAGGATGGGGTTGAGTTCCATTCAAAGCTTTTCAAGAGAGCTGGTCCTCATGAGGATTTGGATTTGGATTATTACttatataaaaaaataccAGGCGGAAACAACCATGAAGAGCAGATCAAAAGTATTCTAGAAATAGCCCCCATCCTACCAGGTCAAAAATTCACGGAGAAATTTCAGATCCCCGCATATAAAAAGCAGGAGATACAGGAAAAGGTACTTACCCAGAATTCGAAGAGCTAG